The genomic segment TCACCGACACCGTCGGCTTCATCCGCAATCTGCCGCATGGCTTGGTGGCCTCCTTCCGCTCGACCCTGGATGTGGCGGTCAATGCCGACCTTCTCCTGATCGTCGTCGATGCCTCGCACCCCCGCGTGAGCGACCACTTGGACATCTGCCGGCGGACCCTCGCGGAGATCGGCGCGTCCGGCGTGCCCAGCCTCGTGGTGCTGAACAAATGCGACGCCGGTGACGCGCAGGAGCCGCTCGCGCACCTCGCCGGTCCGGAGCCGCAGGCGATTCCGGTCTCGGCCAAAACCGGCTATGGCCTGGAAACGTTGAAGACGGCCATCACAGAGGAACTCAGAAAATGCTGTACGTTGTGGCAACTCCCATCGGCAACCTCGGCGATTTGACGCCGCGCGCCCGCGAAGCGCTGCAAGCCGCCGAGGTGATCGCCTGCGAAGACACCCGCCGCACGTGGGGGCTGCTGAGCGCCTGCGGCATTCCCCGCCCCGAGCTGGTCTCGTACCGTCAGGGCAACGAGGCGCGCGCCGGTGAACGCCTGATTCAGGCCCTGCAGGCCGGCCGCGCCGTTGCGCTCTGCTCCGACGGCGGCTACCCCGGCATCAGCGATCCGGGCTACCGGCTGGTACGGCGGGTGGTCCGGGAGGGGCTGCCCGTCCAGGTGCTGCCGGGGGCGTCGGCCGTGGACATCGCCCTGATCGCCTCGGGACTCTCGACGTCGAGTTACACCTTCAAGGGGTTTCCACCACGCAAGGCTGGCGCGCTGTTGCGCTTTTTCGCGAGCGAACGCGAACAGCCGCACACGCTCATCTGCTTCGAATCGCCGTTCCGCGTCGGCGCCTGCCTCCAGGCAGCCCGTGAGGCGCTGGGGGATCGCGAGGCGGCGGTCTGCATCGAGATGACCAAGCAATTCGAACGGATCGAGCGG from the Lentisphaerota bacterium genome contains:
- the rsmI gene encoding 16S rRNA (cytidine(1402)-2'-O)-methyltransferase, encoding MLYVVATPIGNLGDLTPRAREALQAAEVIACEDTRRTWGLLSACGIPRPELVSYRQGNEARAGERLIQALQAGRAVALCSDGGYPGISDPGYRLVRRVVREGLPVQVLPGASAVDIALIASGLSTSSYTFKGFPPRKAGALLRFFASEREQPHTLICFESPFRVGACLQAAREALGDREAAVCIEMTKQFERIERGYLSELIPRFTGKAVKGEVTLVIAGSNPKFAREYPDQDSVESLDGGSLDEG